From the genome of Rhodothermales bacterium:
CGTCGAGGCCGGCGTGAGCCTGTCGATCCCCATCGTCCCTACGCCTACTTCGTCGAGCCCGAGCGCACGGCCAGGGGCGTCGTCGAGGACGTGGCCACGCTCTTTCTCACCAACCGCGAGTGCCCGTTCGACTGCCTCATGTGCGACCTCTGGAAGCACACGCTCGGCACCCCCACTCCGGCCGGCGCCATCCCGGCGCAGATCGACTTTGCCCTGGCGCGACTGCCACCGGCGCGCCACATCAAACTCTACAATAGCGGCAATTTTTTTGACAAAAAGGCCATTCCCCCCGAAGACCATCCGGCCATCGCCGCCCGAGTCGCCGGGTTCGACACCGTCATCGTCGAAAATCACCCGAACCTCTGCACCCCCGATGTGCTCCGCTTCCGCGACCGGATCCCCGGGCAGCTAGAGGTGGCGATTGGCCTCGAGACCGCGCACCCCGAAACCCTTGCGCGGCTGAATAAGGCGATGACGCTGCAGGACGTCCGCCGCGCGGTTGATTTCCTGTTGACGAACGGCATCCAGGTCCGCGCCTTTGTCCTGCTCCGCCCCCCATACACGACCGAAGACGAGGGCGTCGAGCGGGCCATCGCCACGCTGGCGTTTGCGTTTTCGCTGGGTATCGGGTGTTGCGCCGTGATCCCCACACGCGCCGGCACCGACGCCATGCACCACCTCGCCGCCGGAGGCGACTTCGCGCCGCCGACATTGACGTCCCTGGAACGGGTGATGACGGCCGGTCTGGCCATGAAGCGCGGTCGAGTCTTTGGCGATCTGTGGGATCTGGAACGGATCTACGACTGCCCGGCGTGCGGGCCGGCGCGGAAGGACCGGCTGCACCGCATAAACCTGGAGCAGCACCTCCACCCCCCTATCCCCTGCCCCGTGAACATCACCCATTAACCATCAACTATCGACCATCGACCATCCTCCCATGCGCTTCGACATCGCCGTCCTCGGCTCCGGCTTCGCCGGCTCGCTTTGCGCCCTGATCCTCCAGAGGTTGGGTAAGGATGTCGTCGTGATCGACAGGGCAAGCCACCCGCGCTTTGCGGTCGGCGAATCGTCTACCCCTACCGCCAACCTCGTCCTCCAGGCCCTGAGCGACCGGTACGACCTGCCGGCCCTGCGCCCCCTATCGAAATTCGGGACGTGGCAGGCCACGTATCCGCACCTCGGTTGCGGCATGAAGCGGGGGTTCAGCTACTTTCAACATGAGGCCGGCCGGCCGTTTACACCCGGTCCTGGTCATGACAACGAACTGCTCGTCGCCGCCAGCCCCAGCGACGCGCAGAGCGACACGCAGTGGCTCCGTGCGGATGTGGATGCGTTTTTTGCCGGGCAGGTGCACGATGCCGGCATTCCCCTGTTCGAAGACACATCCATCGAGTCTGTCACTTCCGGCCCCTGCTGGCGCCTCTCCTGCCGGCGCAATCGGCAACCGCTTCGGCTCGAAGCTGCATTTCTTATCGACGCGACCGGCCCGGGCGGCGCGCTCACCCATGCGCTTGGTTTACCGGACGACACGCATCGCCTTCACACCCGCTCCCGCGCCCTGT
Proteins encoded in this window:
- a CDS encoding tryptophan 7-halogenase; translated protein: MRFDIAVLGSGFAGSLCALILQRLGKDVVVIDRASHPRFAVGESSTPTANLVLQALSDRYDLPALRPLSKFGTWQATYPHLGCGMKRGFSYFQHEAGRPFTPGPGHDNELLVAASPSDAQSDTQWLRADVDAFFAGQVHDAGIPLFEDTSIESVTSGPCWRLSCRRNRQPLRLEAAFLIDATGPGGALTHALGLPDDTHRLHTRSRALFGHFDGLPPWGSRFTSDTLRDHPFACDDAALHHLIDRGWMWWIRFNGAHRHNGRTSAGFVLDERAYPLDFTRTAPAEWAAIRDQYPSLSESFALARLADPPGVIIRTGRLQRLAGQAADAGWALLPHAAGFIDPLHSTGIAHSLLGVERLMRIVQAHWGRETFADALTGYERSVRE
- a CDS encoding radical SAM protein, producing the protein MTRELARRGRREPVDPHRPYAYFVEPERTARGVVEDVATLFLTNRECPFDCLMCDLWKHTLGTPTPAGAIPAQIDFALARLPPARHIKLYNSGNFFDKKAIPPEDHPAIAARVAGFDTVIVENHPNLCTPDVLRFRDRIPGQLEVAIGLETAHPETLARLNKAMTLQDVRRAVDFLLTNGIQVRAFVLLRPPYTTEDEGVERAIATLAFAFSLGIGCCAVIPTRAGTDAMHHLAAGGDFAPPTLTSLERVMTAGLAMKRGRVFGDLWDLERIYDCPACGPARKDRLHRINLEQHLHPPIPCPVNITH